TGTCTGAGATAGAGGGATAAATGTGTATTGATGCTTCCTATATTTAAGTGACATGTACTACCTGGCTTTACTTGGCAGGCTGGCTGATACCGAGTTTCTCTATGGGGAAGAGTGGCCTTGGGAAGAGGAGAAACACCAGAGACAGTATTCAGTCTTGAGAAGAGTCAAGAGGTTTCTCAGTGTCCATGAGGGTCCTTCATACCCCACTCACCAGCGCTACAGCCGGCAGACGAGTGAGAATTCGGTGTTTTTCCCAGCTGATGAAAAAGGGCACATCAGACGGCTGCAGGAGATGCACACAAGAGGGAGGCACTCTACCTTAAGCTTCAAGAGGAAACATGAAGGAGTTAGCAGAAGTAACAGACTTCATGGTAGCCGAGAGCTAGGACCCATAACAGAAACCTCCAGGAACGAGGCACAGtttggtgacagtgacacctcaTCTGACACAGCCAGGCCAGTTCCTGAGGTCATCGTTTCTGAAGCCCAGGAGATTAAACCTGATGTGCTAGACAAACCAGAGCTCCCAACAGAGCGTTCTGCAAGCATGCCAGAAGAGAAGCTCCAAAGGATCATAGCTGAGGCAAATGTGGCTCTTCTGAACCAAcactttttccccccagaaatGACTCCATACCTCTCAAGTTCAGAGGTGCATCAGTCACTTCCTAGTGTGATAGGAGAGCCCAAACATGAGTCCCAGGTTAGTAACATAGCTGGTCTCATAACAGACCATGAGAGAAACCTTCAGCGATGGAGTTTACCAAGCTTCCATAGTCCTAGTACAGCTTCAAATGCTGATCATGATCCACCTTCAACAGATTCTGGGACAACTTCACCACAAAGGACATTGAGTGATGGAAAAAATGGTACTTCTGCTTGTGCTCCACAAACATTTGAGATGCAGGACTTATGGGAAAACCTGGACAGTAAAGAAACAGCCATAGTAGAATTTTCTAATGAGGAGAGTGAAAGAAAACTTTGACCATTCTTCCTCTGGGTTTGACTGAACTTTTTGTCTTCTCTTGAACGTGGTTCTCACACAAATTTGCTGAAAGTGCAGAAGGGCAGACTCAGTACTCAGACAAGTTATGAACAAAATGCAACAGAGGATTTGGGCACCTAAATAGGAGGCCTTGTGGTGACATATTTTAAGCCACTTGGTCACTGGCTTGAAAtctgtgaccctgtgggaaaTACATTTACAGAGAGTACTGGGAGCCTCAGGATGTATATGGCAGTGAGCTGTGCAGACATAACTAGAGGAAACACTAAGGTTTTCAGAAGAGTGGGTATGATTCTGTCTACTTGGGATATACACTGGACTCTGATGCCTTTGTCTGCTCCGTCAGCTTAAAGTTCGTGACATCCCAGTAAGATCCACCAGCAGTTTTGGTTTCTACTCAGGTGACTCAAAGGCAAGATGTGGGCTCAGTTCCTTTGTCAGCCTGGAGAGATTCAGCCCATCATCTCTCACTGCCTGGAGGAACACTTGAAAAATCAGGCCTCACATTTGTGTAGGACACTATTCTGCCCCACGCCTGATGAAGCTATGCCACTAAAgagtagaaaaaataaaaggattaaatgtttaatttcattttaagtaATGGAAGGTGCAAAATAGCTGATGGGCATGGTATGTCTGAGCCCTGGAGCACATATGTGGCATACCCAGTGACAGTTTATTGTAAAATGAGGCTCCCAGGCAGCTTCCCTAGGGAtgacagggcagcagcactcTCTCAAGAGGTGATGGAGCTGAAGGTGCAACTAAGCCTAAGACTTCACTCTTGTGGAGCTCTTCAGCTGGAAGTGCACAGGCTGTAGTCATCCCAGGCAGGCAACAGTGACCCATGACTCCAACCAAAACTGGTCTCCACTTCCGAAACCTCTCCCTCATTCCCATGCTAACCAGATGTACCACACACTTTCTTATTAACCCAAATCTGAGTCAGCATTAggtggctcctgctgctccagagatGACCAAGCCACCTCCCCAAACCTGCTGGTAGTAACCTGGCCTTTCAGCTATCACTCCTGCAAAAGAAGTCTCAAAGAAGGCCAGGAAAGCAGCCACAGATCCTTGGGTTTAGATCTCAGCCATGTTTACAAAAGTGCAGTCTGGAGCATGTTGCCAACGTTCTCCCATCAGTGAGTAGAGGACAGACAAGGGAGAGACAAGGTAGCTCAGGGACTGAAAGGACAGAGAGGGGGTGACCAAAAGTCGTGAGTCTGCAACAACCAGCAAAAGCAGTATGGACTGCATGGACAGCAAGTCCACCAGCTCTCTTGCTCAGAAGGCTGCGcttcaaaaaacaaaccagcctCTCTGCTATAGTAACTGGTAACACCAGTGGCTCCTGGGAGACTTTAGGACTCTCTGGACCTGGGAAAGGAATGAACAGACCTGCGTGCTCCTGCTCCTACAGCCAACAGCTTAGGTGAGGAACCCTTCTAGCTGGTATCACATACAGCAGGACCCTATCTCATCTGGGTAGGCTTTGAACAAAAATCAACTGCCCTCCCCACTTGTACTTCTTCCAGCTTTATTTCAGCCTGGAAattggctcctgctgctgtttgttagGCACAGTCTGAGCAGAGCCATGCTCTCAAACCCTCCAAAGACACTAGACAACAACACATTTGATTGTCCCGTCAGTTCAGGAAGCAGAGGACACCTGGCCCAAGGAAGCACTGTTTAAACTCATATTATGTGAATTCCAGTTATGCAGGAAAGTCATGCACAGATTTGCCAGGCACCTATGGAAGGACTTCTTCACACCATGAGATGAGGTGACACTGGTGTCTGACAGCAGCTTATTGAAATTTGATCACAGTTTGGAGTCAGGCGTTCCGGTGCAACCTCACACTTGCCACTCCACAAGTCTTCAGGCAATTCAGGTTGCTATGTTTAGGTTTGACCAACAAAATAAGAAACTCTGTGGAGTGAAATTATACAGCAACAAACAGCACCTTACCCTAGCAGTCCAATTTTCTGAATGGCCCTTATGCAGCTTGTGGAGGcattccctttttcctcctgatTCCTTCTTTCTTGTAGCTGAAGCCACACTTTTCAATTCAATGTTTCTCAATCTAATTGCCTCTGCAACTGTCAAGGAACTTAATTTACCAATGTgcttaaataataataaatggcTAATTTTAAGTacaaataatacattttaagGACAGCCAGACAGCTCCAGTCACACAGctagaaaaaaagtaaaagtaattGCTGCTTTCCTCTATAGCACTTTTGTCAGAAGAGCAGTACAAGTTTCTGGGGAGTTTGGCCAGACATGTATAAGAAGGGTtttcagcagctgtgaaggaagCCTGGCCCACAATCTAACTCTCTCCTCACAGTACATCAGCTTGAGAAGCTGTGATTCACGCTGTACGGGAACTTAAGCCAGAAATTAGAGATGACTTTCAAGTGTCCACCACAAATCTGCACTGAGAGTCCTGTCCCACCATACCTGCTCCCTCCAATCCTTCACACAGCTTCCACCAGGGCTTAAGGTATTGGACCAAAATGCTCTTTGTCCCCAACCCAGACATCAGCTTGTTTCATCCCAGCACTGCTAAGCGTGAAAAGCCTTCCCAGCTTCTCATCATCGAGCTCTGCTCATCTTCttctcagcctggctgctgcccaggaggcaCACTGCTGCTTTCCACCAGAACATCATCATACCTCTAATCAGCAATGATTTTGCTATCTCTCCCACTCACTCTGCCAGCACTCCCTGGCCCTGCAACAGTGCTCATTATTTGATGGAGGCTGAGGGTGCCACACAGCAGCCATTAGGTAGGTAAGAGCTTAATTAGGAATTACAGCTCTGAAGTCATGCAATGCAATCTATAACACAACACAGTGGGGCAGCTCCAGGTCGGCTACAGCAGTCTGTTCATTGCTTCTAGAGAAGCTAGCGCTGGGATGAGTTACCAGAAAAACTTCCTCTTGTCATTTAGCTTGTTATCTCACTTTGGCAAACATCAGCATACTCTGACTTGTATTAAACTGTCTTTTGGGATTATGTGCTCTCTTACGCACTTCTCTCAGTAAGCTGTTTGCCTTAGCATGGTAAATAGAGTATTTTGGCAAACCCAACAATCTGCAATCCATGTTCACAGGTATTAGCAATCCTGAATTATTGCATGAATAAAGGCACTTTGAGACACACCATCGTCCTGGTTTTACTGAACTCAAGAAGAGTTTGACCTAACATGCAAATCAACTTGATGTCTACCAGGAACAGCAAGGCACAGAAGCTGGCAAAGTTGGACAAGGATAGCACAGGGCCAGGATAGATGAGTAGGTCAGGGCAACAGTTTGCTCCAATCAGATGGTGTTAATCTTGAGCAAGATCAGATATATCAGAACAAAGAGAGGACTAACCCCTGTGCATGCTGCCTGACTTTCCACCTGTTTCTAGGATGTGTTCCCACTCTGTGCTGGAATTCATAGAGCCAAGATGTCAGTGCTGGGAATGACTGGCTGTGGGGACATGTCCCAACACCCTGAAAATCTTCTGCTGTAAATAACAGATCTCTAACTCTGCAAACTCATATTTATGGAACTGTATGATACATACTGTATGTATAATGGAAATGTACCAGAGTGTTAAGTATGCTGCGTagtagagaaaacaaaaataccctGCTGCTGTTAAATGGGGGATGGGGCTTTATAGATGTTTGTTTGTCTTGGCTCATGACCAAACAAATGACTTTTTCTAGACAAATAAGTTAGCTCATGGTCAATCCACTGTTTAAGAGTGACATGGACAAAGGGGAATCAAGACAAGATTGGCCTGAAATACAGAGTAACTTCACACAGCTCAGTCTCATCTGCAGAAAgaggcagctggcagcagagtCTCTTTTGCTAGAGGTTGATAGCCTGGATGCCAAATGTGTAACACAATGTGGCTGCAAATAGAGAGTCATGGAAACAGGCACCAGGGAGAAAGATTATTTCATATTGGAAGGCAAGATCAGTATTTAGAGATACCTGCAGGAAAACCGTCCTGTTTTTGTAATCCTTATTGAGTCTTACAACTGAAAACTTAAAATCTAGGGGCTGTGATTCCACCAAGGCCAACAATGGATATTGCCTTTGGTCTGTGCCAGGCACatccagacagacagacagcagcagaaagtGCCTGGGGGCCACCAACCTCTGTTCCAGGGCCCACCATGGGGCCAGTCTCCACCTGCCcatggctctgccctgctgggaaggtgcCCATGCCCATGGCTGGGACTGCAGACATTTGCAGGCTTTAGGAAGATACAAGCAGCCCCAACATGCCAACACACTTTTTACCCTCCAGGACAGAGAGCAACCTGAATTTTCAATTCTTGTTCCACCCTCAACTCCCCTTCCTCCCAACACTGGAACCACTGTAAAGAAACATTAAATGAAACTGAAACAGCACTAAGGTAAAGCAGATTTTGTTTGGTAAAGTTTTATTCATATGTATGGGGGCAGTATCAGCTTTAGCAATCCAAACAAATAACCCAATCGGTAGAATTTAGGTGACTCTTTTGCCAAATCAGCACAGCTACCTGTGGCTGTTCCATCTGAAACTCCTGCCACTGCTGACAAGAAGTGGCTGAGCAATGGGCAAGTAGATGTGTAGTGCTGGTGAGCAGGTCCCATAACTCATCTGAGGGGGAGGAACACTGGTATCCCTTTGCACGGGCTGCATTCTGGGTTTCTAATGTGAATggatgctgctccagctgctcacacTGCCCAGGGGGAGAGGAGTCAGGCACTAAATGCAGCATCTGACCTCAGGCACAGACATCAAATGCTGAGACCAAAAAAAGAATTATCAAGGTATTATGAATCCCAGGGAAAAAGCGGGTCTGAGAGGTGGCATAAGGAGCAGGAAATTGTGCAAGGAACAGTAGCTGAAATTAGTGGTGATGCCACACAGGCATCAGTCAAATTCCCTTTTATATAAGCTGGTTGGAGCAAGCTAATTTAAAGAGAATTTCCATGGCACTCAGGAAATAAAGttgaacaaaacccaaaccatggAAAATACTGATGGAAAGGAAAGCTGTAGGAAATTAGGTGGAAACTAGTgcaccagaagaaaaaaaagatagcCAGACCAGGCATGATTAGGATTAGTTTTCCCCACACACAGCTACTGTCTTTTCAGCCTGGCACAGTTCAGCATTTCTATTCTTCCTGATCTTTTGCAAACCTGAGTGCTGACTGGCTCTGCTGCTTTATCCTGAGGGCTGTAGTGTCCATGAGTTACTCAGGAAAAATTGTTTCACTGATGTAAACATATATAGATATTTAACCAAACTATATCGTCTGGGACAAGGATCACTGCAAAGTCCTTAAAACTTAGAGAGGAACAACACAATGTGCATTTAGGTCCAGAGTTGCAGTAGAAGCTCTTCTTCACACATGTGTTGAAGATCGTTACATTAAGACAGAATAAATGCTATTACAGCTCAGTAGTAATCCTTTCTGTGAATAGCTTTTGCAAATCCCACTCTGTCATTCCCACGGTCAAAAACACAGTAAAATGCAGACATGAAGACATCTCCTAAAATCCAGAGCGAGCCTGTGCGAGTGGGGATGTCGAGAGACTGAAAGCCACTCATGCAGAAGGTTTGGTCATCAATAGACTCCTGGAAGGGAAAGCAcatgtgcctgcagcagcctgctccatgcccagctcagggagtgaggagcaggctgctgctgacactCACCTTTATGATGTaatgctctgctgccagcctgtACTCGCGGTGTCCGATCGTGAAGCTTATGTGTGGCAAGCTCGACAGTCTTCTGCAGTCTACAAGAAACTGGAAACAATGCACTGACTGAGATGGGATTGCTTTCTTTCTTCAAGTATTGCTCTTGGATTCAAGGCTTTTAGAGTAGGTAATAGTGAATTTACTACAGAGAAACAGCATCAGGCTGGCTGACAGCCTAACAGTGCCCTCCCGCTTTCGTGTACTCAGTCaaaccagcccagcagcccagacCAATGCACCCTAGGGACTCTGGGCCGATGAAAATCCTTGCAAGTCCCAAGAGAAAGGAGGTGAAGGGGCTCTGATATCCTCCCTGTGCAACTCAAAGGCAAAACTAAGCATGTGAGCCCCAGCCAGCCTACATCAGCAAGGTCTGCTGAGCAAAAGTTCTCCAATGCCCTGGCCTTGACAGGACAGAGGGAGCTGCTCAAGCCACAGAGGGAGCACCCTATGGCTGCAGTTCACCCCAGGTCCTCCCACATACCATCactttagggggaaaaaaagctagTGAGGAACACAGCACTTTGTGCTTATACTTTGCCCTGGAGTGGATTTAAAGAGTAGAAGGACAAAACACTGGCACAATCATTAATGTACATAAATAACATATTCAGTTACAGTAACAAAGAAGATAATTTCCTGGCCTTTCTAGTTATTTCATGAAAAAACTGGTGTCAGAAACAGAACTATAGAATGCTCCAAGTCCCAGAGGAACCTTTGCTGTAAAATGTAGTGTTTTAAGTCATTTTTTAGAGGCTTCCTAGAAGGAAAAACctgctttttgctgtttttcaatCTATTTTATGAAAACATAACCCTACATCTTGTGCACACTTACCAACTGTTATACCATTAGAACAAAACAAATCATGGGACAAGGGTACAAAAAGCCAGTAAAATGATTTGTAGGATACAAGAAGCAAGACATAATTCTTTTACATAGCTATTACAGAATAGTACATCCAGAACAAATCAATCCTTGCTGAAAAGAGATAGAAGTTCTGGTAAAACCCAGGATGGATACACTCGCTTTTACTGGGATAAATTTGAGTAAATATGTGCAGTCTGTCTGCGATTGCTAAAAATCTGTCACAGAAACTCCTATTTTTAGGATGATTTTTGTGAAATCTGAGATACCAGATGAATGTCCTCAGGTCAGCACTGGTGTATATATGAACCTACACAGCAATGACCCATTCCTTGTTTGTATTAGGCCAGTATAAGTACATtggaaatacatattttatctGTGTTAGCATGAGCCATTATAAAATCAACTTGTTATCACAGCATACTCTTTGGCATGTATCTAAAAAGTTGAACAAAATCAAGATTAAAGGTTTGATTGAGAAAGAAACAGGAGCCTCAGGAGCTACACAGAGGTCACTGCAAGTCCTCCTCTTAAAAATGAAAGTGAATTAAGAGTCCACTTTAGTCTGCCCTTTGTCCAGTGCACTGGGCACTTGCAATACTCTTAATTTTCTTCCAAGAGTGGCTTTGGGTCAGGATCAAGACAAACTGAGATTAGCTCAGTTGGTTTGAACATGGTGCTAATAACATCAAGGCCATGGGTTGCATTCCTGTACAGGCCATTCCTGAGAgatggacttgatgatccttgtgggtctcttccaattcagaatattctgtgaaatgCAAAGTTAACAAAAGCCACACAGGGTTTGTTAACAAAGTTAACAAAAACTCGGTTTTGCTTGAGCACTGGAGCTGTGGCAATGTGCTGGTGACCTGTGGGAGTCAGCCAAGGGCCAGCAATAGGGATGGTAAAATAAACTGGGTGTAAAATAAACTGCTCTTTCCCTGAAGGCAGGACAGGAAGGAGTGAGGAGGAGTGTCAGCAAGGGAgatgcaggaggcagcagcagggaagaaaggaaaaccaggaaaGGGTCAGTGGGGTAAGGTTCAGGAGGAAGAGTAAGATCCAGCAAGCCTTGTCCTGTACCCTGCAAGGAGCCAGCATTGTGAGTGACACTGATGTGCATCCctcccaggagctctggcaTGACACCAACTGCTGACAGTGAGGGGCCCTGTCAGTGAAGCCACTGTGGGGCTGTCATTAAAGTACCATTCCTGACATGGCTGGCCATCAGCACCAAATCCCTCCTAGCTTGGGAGAGCCAACAGCTAGAGCTGGGACCTCAAAAAGACTCCGAGCTTCCAAAAGAAAATCATCTCTCATGCCGAGTACAGATCCATTCCTCAGTTCCCATTATTTCCTTACACACCAGTATAGAAGATAAAGTCAACATTTAGGAAAAGGACTGGGACAAGGCATACAGGTCAAAAGCAGCTTGGCTCAGAGCTCAGTGCTGTCCTGGAAACAAGGCCTTCACTGGCACCTGTCCAAGCCAtcatttctgttatttttcaaCCCTTTGCATCATGTACCAGTTTCTCTTCCTCTCTAGCTGTTTTCTGCTGCACAGTTT
This region of Ammospiza caudacuta isolate bAmmCau1 chromosome 5, bAmmCau1.pri, whole genome shotgun sequence genomic DNA includes:
- the BEST3 gene encoding bestrophin-3 isoform X2, translated to MLLISSCVQGRDEYGRLLRRTLMRYVNLTSLLIFRSVSTAVYKRFPTMDHVVGAGFMTKYERKLFDDLKSPHLKYWVPFVWFGNLASKARKEGRIRDSVDLQTLMNEMNKYRSWCSLLFGYDWVGIPLVYTQVVTLAVYTFFFACLIGRQFLDTDQGYQGHDLDIYIPIFTLLQFFFYAGWLKVAEQLINPFGEDDDDFETNWCIDRNLQVSLLAVDEMHMNLPRMEKDIYWNDTSARPPYTKAAADYCIPSFLGSTIEMGLADTEFLYGEEWPWEEEKHQRQYSVLRRVKRFLSVHEGPSYPTHQRYSRQTSENSVFFPADEKGHIRRLQEMHTRGRHSTLSFKRKHEGVSRSNRLHGSRELGPITETSRNEAQFGDSDTSSDTARPVPEVIVSEAQEIKPDVLDKPELPTERSASMPEEKLQRIIAEANVALLNQHFFPPEMTPYLSSSEVHQSLPSVIGEPKHESQVSNIAGLITDHERNLQRWSLPSFHSPSTASNADHDPPSTDSGTTSPQRTLSDGKNGTSACAPQTFEMQDLWENLDSKETAIVEFSNEESERKL